From one Phorcysia thermohydrogeniphila genomic stretch:
- a CDS encoding FAD-dependent oxidoreductase — translation MVQPDKFFSKLGKEELQKRKKAFFLSLILPGLGQVYQGRTLTGIAFLVIFLFPFYYLYLLGFSLNYGSVALVLSQLLLYVLQAVDAKKGSKRETSPCEDFCPAGINVPTFMSYAEEGDFERALGSIFLRAPLPFTLGRICPAPCEEKCGVLPERPLKIREVHAELGRIFLEKTPIKRRKPFFPPVEKKVAVVGGGVAGLTAAYYLASAGVKVDIFEKERELGGILNVIPDFKLNKELMRKEIAFITSFENVRIFTGTEIKSPPKDYDAIVIATGSQVEKKLNIPTSGNPAIIYPLSFLKNPPELKNKRVVIIGAGDTAFDVARLTARNGGEALVFYRGESQEMKAQQKEISAAVREGVRIYTNCTPVAVEGNRIEFSCGKLQFDYLVPAIGFEKDREFLKAFGISGEKPYENGIYLAGDVLNGMSSAVTAVRDGRNVAERILKELGLSERIWFSLDFYHPKPEKPCGENLFIVSESSLCQHCGIKVKS, via the coding sequence ATGGTGCAGCCGGACAAGTTCTTCAGTAAATTAGGAAAGGAAGAGCTCCAGAAGAGGAAAAAAGCTTTCTTTCTCTCACTTATCCTCCCGGGGCTTGGACAAGTCTATCAGGGAAGAACTTTAACGGGAATAGCGTTCCTCGTCATATTCCTCTTTCCCTTCTACTACCTCTACCTTTTAGGATTTTCACTAAACTACGGCTCAGTCGCCCTTGTCCTTTCTCAACTCCTTCTCTATGTCCTTCAGGCGGTTGATGCCAAGAAAGGGAGTAAAAGGGAAACGTCTCCCTGCGAGGACTTCTGCCCGGCAGGGATAAACGTTCCGACATTCATGAGCTACGCAGAGGAAGGAGATTTTGAGAGAGCCCTCGGGTCAATTTTTTTGAGAGCTCCACTCCCGTTCACCCTCGGCAGAATATGCCCTGCACCCTGTGAAGAAAAGTGTGGAGTTTTACCGGAAAGACCCTTAAAGATAAGGGAAGTACACGCAGAACTTGGAAGAATCTTCCTTGAAAAAACGCCAATCAAAAGAAGAAAACCCTTCTTTCCTCCGGTTGAAAAAAAAGTTGCCGTTGTAGGTGGAGGAGTTGCCGGACTTACAGCCGCTTACTATTTAGCCTCCGCCGGTGTGAAGGTTGACATTTTTGAAAAGGAAAGGGAACTCGGCGGAATTCTAAACGTTATCCCTGACTTTAAGCTAAATAAAGAGCTAATGAGGAAGGAAATCGCTTTCATCACCTCATTTGAGAACGTAAGAATCTTCACAGGAACAGAAATTAAATCACCCCCTAAGGATTACGACGCTATCGTTATAGCGACTGGAAGTCAGGTTGAGAAGAAACTCAACATTCCAACAAGTGGAAATCCTGCAATTATTTATCCTCTATCTTTCCTTAAAAACCCACCAGAGCTTAAAAACAAAAGGGTAGTCATTATCGGTGCAGGGGATACTGCCTTTGACGTAGCAAGGCTCACTGCAAGAAACGGAGGGGAAGCTCTCGTATTCTACAGAGGGGAATCTCAAGAGATGAAAGCCCAGCAGAAGGAAATATCAGCGGCGGTGAGGGAAGGCGTCAGAATTTATACCAACTGCACTCCCGTAGCAGTTGAAGGGAATAGAATAGAGTTCTCCTGCGGCAAGCTCCAGTTTGACTACCTCGTTCCGGCCATAGGGTTTGAAAAGGACAGGGAGTTCCTTAAAGCCTTTGGAATCTCCGGAGAGAAACCTTACGAGAACGGAATTTACCTTGCTGGAGACGTCCTAAACGGAATGTCCTCAGCCGTTACCGCTGTGAGAGACGGTAGGAATGTAGCCGAACGAATACTGAAGGAACTCGGACTTTCAGAAAGAATATGGTTCTCTTTAGACTTTTACCATCCAAAGCCTGAGAAACCCTGTGGTGAAAATCTGTTTATC
- a CDS encoding ADP-ribosylglycohydrolase family protein: MLEEKIRGAVLGAAIGDALGTLVEEMDRETVKKAYGGAIVGFTEPSPLSVCPHLKKGQYSHETQMFLLVLEIYAEKGRFDEELYVERLIEWVKDEKSHRYPAGSHINAALSYAAGVDPSEARVKSADIDGAVPALAAGIFRWDSSYDAYEEGALIASVTHNDEALIDTAGVLAVAVSEVIGGRVLLSTTDDRLGFVEILREFARTEMVRAYLDMVSQVLIKNVDSLDDVILMLGNGSFAPEAFAISLYLAVTNVSSFRNAVLKAVNSYGDFGGDTDAIAFITGGLVGGYLGASAIPSDWIECLESANYFDLVVKKLIDKMKV; encoded by the coding sequence ATGCTTGAGGAGAAAATCAGGGGAGCTGTTCTTGGCGCTGCGATAGGGGATGCCCTCGGGACTCTCGTTGAGGAGATGGACAGGGAAACTGTGAAGAAGGCCTACGGTGGGGCAATAGTTGGTTTTACAGAACCTTCACCTCTGTCTGTCTGTCCTCACCTTAAGAAGGGACAGTACTCACACGAAACACAGATGTTCTTACTCGTTCTTGAGATTTACGCAGAGAAGGGTAGGTTTGACGAGGAGCTCTACGTAGAGAGGCTGATTGAGTGGGTAAAGGACGAAAAGTCCCACAGGTATCCTGCAGGTTCTCACATAAACGCAGCCCTTTCTTACGCTGCCGGCGTTGACCCGTCAGAGGCAAGGGTGAAAAGTGCCGACATTGACGGGGCAGTTCCAGCGCTTGCTGCCGGAATCTTTCGCTGGGACAGCAGTTACGATGCTTACGAGGAGGGAGCTCTCATCGCTTCCGTTACCCATAACGACGAGGCACTCATAGATACTGCCGGCGTTCTTGCAGTTGCCGTTTCTGAGGTCATAGGAGGAAGAGTTTTACTTTCAACAACCGACGATAGACTCGGCTTTGTTGAGATACTCAGGGAGTTTGCAAGGACTGAAATGGTAAGGGCTTACCTTGACATGGTTTCTCAGGTTCTAATAAAGAACGTTGATTCCTTAGACGACGTTATACTGATGCTTGGAAACGGAAGCTTTGCCCCTGAAGCCTTTGCGATTTCTCTTTACTTGGCAGTTACTAACGTTTCAAGCTTTAGAAATGCCGTTTTAAAGGCCGTTAACTCCTACGGGGACTTTGGAGGGGATACAGACGCCATTGCCTTTATAACCGGTGGGCTTGTTGGGGGATATTTAGGAGCTTCTGCGATTCCTTCCGACTGGATTGAGTGTTTGGAGAGTGCGAACTACTTTGACCTTGTTGTTAAGAAACTGATTGATAAGATGAAAGTTTAA
- a CDS encoding Uma2 family endonuclease: MNLAIKYLPKYTLKDYEKWEGNWELIEGIAYALASPSIQHQRTVGKLFRFLDEAIEKECKGCIVGIDTDYVIDEHTVVRPNVYVICDKVKDRILKAPQIIFEVVSESTSEKDEGLKRELYEREKVEYYVLVYPDLKKARIFKLEGDKYKKVLDVTEDTFTFNLKKCKLSLDFSRIWP; encoded by the coding sequence ATGAACTTAGCTATAAAGTACCTGCCAAAATATACACTCAAAGACTACGAAAAGTGGGAAGGAAACTGGGAACTTATAGAAGGAATAGCCTACGCTTTGGCTTCCCCTTCTATACAACACCAGAGGACTGTAGGAAAGCTCTTTAGGTTCTTGGACGAAGCCATAGAAAAAGAGTGTAAAGGTTGCATTGTAGGCATAGACACCGACTACGTAATAGACGAGCACACAGTTGTAAGACCAAACGTTTACGTAATTTGCGATAAAGTCAAAGATAGGATATTAAAAGCTCCTCAGATAATCTTTGAAGTTGTTTCTGAAAGCACGAGCGAAAAGGATGAAGGATTAAAGAGAGAGCTCTACGAGAGGGAAAAAGTGGAATACTACGTCCTCGTCTATCCAGACCTAAAAAAGGCAAGAATTTTCAAGCTTGAGGGTGACAAGTATAAAAAGGTTCTTGACGTAACAGAAGATACGTTTACCTTTAACCTCAAAAAGTGCAAGCTTTCCTTAGACTTTTCAAGAATCTGGCCTTAG
- a CDS encoding M16 family metallopeptidase encodes MKVVKLSNGVTVSVREREDLNSVTVSVWIRAGASYETDRTRGIAHFLEHMMFNGSKNLPAGAIDREVESLGGEINAATSYDYTYYYINLPYEHGKRALELIAELVLNPLLSEEMLQKEKPIVLEEIARSKDNPQEIFAEKFMEKLYRKAPYRFPILGFEETVKEFTAEDLRNFYESLYTPERITVSIAGKVESEEMFSVTEELFGSLKRNSEVKEPEEEKAVTVADEFTVTHPAVAVPNVLLGWRLPRASREDIYYEILDSLLSSGRSSLLYRRLKEKGLAYGVYSSYQNLLLGSNFYIVVITDRIDESRKALKDTLQEVLSISKEEFEFAKEKLYKGEMFARESGEAEADAIGYALTVMRDKDYYEKFFSDLKEANYKEFLKRVQFLQEEPLTGLLLPAR; translated from the coding sequence ATGAAGGTTGTAAAGCTTTCAAACGGAGTAACTGTCTCTGTAAGGGAAAGGGAAGACCTAAACTCCGTAACGGTAAGCGTCTGGATAAGGGCTGGAGCTTCTTACGAAACAGATAGAACAAGAGGAATCGCTCACTTTTTAGAACACATGATGTTTAACGGAAGCAAAAACTTACCTGCCGGAGCAATTGACAGGGAGGTTGAGAGCCTCGGAGGAGAGATAAACGCAGCAACTTCTTACGACTACACTTACTACTACATCAACCTTCCCTACGAGCACGGAAAGCGTGCCCTTGAACTTATCGCCGAACTCGTCCTTAACCCTCTCCTTTCGGAAGAGATGTTACAAAAAGAAAAACCCATAGTCCTTGAAGAGATAGCCCGAAGCAAGGATAACCCTCAGGAAATCTTTGCAGAGAAGTTCATGGAAAAGCTATACAGGAAAGCCCCTTACAGGTTCCCCATCTTAGGATTTGAGGAAACGGTTAAAGAGTTTACGGCAGAAGATTTAAGAAATTTTTACGAAAGCCTTTACACCCCAGAACGGATAACAGTTTCCATCGCAGGGAAAGTAGAAAGTGAGGAGATGTTTTCCGTAACGGAAGAGCTCTTTGGCAGTTTAAAAAGAAACTCTGAAGTTAAAGAGCCTGAGGAAGAAAAGGCTGTTACCGTAGCAGACGAGTTTACCGTAACCCACCCTGCCGTGGCCGTTCCTAACGTCCTCCTTGGCTGGAGACTGCCAAGGGCAAGCAGAGAAGACATCTATTACGAAATTCTTGACTCTCTACTTTCTTCCGGAAGGAGCTCCCTCCTTTACAGAAGGCTGAAAGAGAAGGGATTGGCCTACGGAGTTTACTCAAGCTACCAGAACCTCCTCTTAGGCTCAAACTTCTACATAGTGGTCATAACCGACAGGATTGACGAAAGTAGAAAAGCCTTAAAGGATACCCTGCAGGAGGTCTTATCCATATCAAAAGAAGAGTTTGAGTTTGCTAAAGAAAAGCTCTACAAGGGAGAAATGTTCGCAAGGGAAAGCGGAGAGGCAGAGGCTGACGCCATAGGCTACGCTCTAACAGTAATGAGGGACAAGGACTACTACGAAAAGTTCTTCTCAGACTTAAAAGAGGCAAACTACAAGGAGTTCTTAAAGAGGGTGCAGTTCCTACAGGAAGAGCCTTTAACTGGCTTACTCTTACCAGCCCGTTAA
- a CDS encoding peptidyl-prolyl cis-trans isomerase yields the protein MKKFLTATLALSLLFGCSEESSKTCTPDTPLAKVGDRVITVSYYEKVENALPAGSVKRFHSGKKLLDEIVERHLILLDSLEKGIFENPEIKEKVERYRIKRLAYRFLNSKVGDYSVSDREVEEFIKKRYAGKEVTPELKRKVKVNLEAKKFVQKRQEILNRISSEVRFVDDRPTSPEDVIAVYKGEKIRFSDVKSLLGKKPSPEKLKKAVLEYVLYKRALKEGLDKNGDFLSSYNRFLASLAVKEFKKRVLSSVKVTDEEIKNYYEKHKGLFKRPPEAEVVIYEFRSKEDAERALSKGSLKGGRVWKVTAADADCNPVSTLVFKEKKDRGIIPLPDGRALLVVVKRRLPARELLYGDAYQLIKEKLTLEKAERLYKQEIEKLKEKFGVKYYKENLVCIS from the coding sequence ATGAAAAAGTTCTTAACAGCCACTTTAGCTCTTTCTCTCCTTTTCGGATGCTCTGAAGAGAGCTCTAAAACCTGTACTCCTGATACTCCTTTAGCAAAAGTAGGTGATAGAGTTATAACGGTTAGCTACTACGAAAAGGTTGAAAATGCCCTTCCGGCCGGTTCTGTTAAGAGGTTTCACTCCGGAAAAAAACTCCTTGATGAGATAGTTGAGAGACACCTCATTCTCTTAGATTCCCTTGAGAAGGGAATTTTTGAAAATCCAGAAATAAAAGAGAAAGTAGAGCGTTACAGGATAAAGAGACTTGCCTATAGGTTTCTTAACTCTAAGGTTGGGGACTATTCCGTTTCTGACAGAGAAGTGGAGGAGTTCATAAAGAAACGTTACGCCGGAAAAGAGGTAACTCCAGAGCTTAAGAGGAAAGTTAAGGTAAATCTTGAAGCTAAAAAGTTCGTACAGAAACGCCAAGAGATCTTAAACAGAATCAGCTCTGAGGTTCGTTTTGTGGATGACAGGCCGACTTCTCCGGAGGACGTTATTGCAGTCTATAAAGGAGAAAAGATTCGTTTTAGTGACGTGAAATCCCTCTTGGGCAAAAAACCTTCTCCTGAGAAATTGAAAAAGGCAGTTTTGGAGTACGTTCTTTATAAGAGAGCTCTTAAAGAAGGCCTTGATAAGAACGGAGATTTCCTTTCCTCCTATAATAGATTCCTTGCAAGTTTAGCCGTTAAGGAGTTTAAGAAAAGGGTTCTTTCTTCAGTAAAAGTTACGGATGAGGAGATAAAGAACTACTACGAGAAGCATAAAGGTCTTTTCAAGAGACCTCCGGAGGCTGAGGTTGTAATCTACGAGTTTAGAAGTAAAGAAGATGCGGAGAGAGCTCTCTCTAAAGGCTCTTTAAAAGGCGGGAGAGTGTGGAAGGTAACTGCTGCCGACGCAGATTGTAATCCAGTTTCTACCCTTGTCTTTAAGGAGAAAAAGGATAGGGGGATAATTCCTCTTCCTGACGGGAGAGCTCTCCTTGTGGTTGTAAAGAGGAGGCTGCCGGCAAGGGAGCTCCTTTACGGCGATGCCTATCAGCTCATAAAGGAGAAGCTAACCTTAGAGAAGGCAGAAAGGCTCTACAAGCAGGAGATAGAAAAGCTTAAAGAGAAGTTTGGCGTTAAGTACTACAAGGAAAATTTAGTCTGCATTTCTTAA